One Cryptococcus neoformans var. neoformans B-3501A chromosome 10, whole genome shotgun sequence DNA window includes the following coding sequences:
- a CDS encoding hypothetical protein (HMMPfam hit to Zn_clus, Fungal Zn(2)-Cys(6) binuclear cluster domain, score: 44.3, E(): 3.3e-10) has translation MFIPRQEVPAVQYESPESQSSSSSSSATTNITFISAFSKIDPSTNNRSMDSPMAGNGENGEVGEASGSNQNGDNASETAQERRRIVRGKTGCITCRLRKKRCDEAKPICATCSRLGIECMGYGVKRPKWLREKDNAQKAKEHIKATVMKRSMARGQGAAPEHEDIYMYNGDVNLSASTDTVMNNIWGGEDNMVGAEMADTYDWGPPGSAADFLQAISLAPSIPVPPLDPRGNTDSTINSVDAFSLPFYAPGPDPSIFPPAPATNMTVVNANGSADTRGEGNDDELGDLWTSLFGQTFPASWGNVPSQGLPSLTPSPTQSNQPSPFFALPSPFADLGLTPPPPPAQRNPKDLSYLNHYLKVVLPMQYRIMGISVLMGDFVAPLALYHPEVLASVSSLAALHLVSQRTKHRNRIFPTDPSINSPSIMTTGSGAFRVGSASLTEIGDDEAIVATAAHQRSIERLRFLSPQELTAGDVIISVLFAISYHLFSGGTSKHLKEMLAISQRCLSAALASSPELSEDGIRSNPSPARHTPWKKYRHLIEHMIWTDVIASVSQNKASRLLPTYRRILIHFPADTPETAESMILMDKVMGCDSTTLLAYAEVVALSEWRERVERMGCLSLKELLRRGAAIEKLLDERAWREAHLERPSSPPLNREGPSDDLRRVMSDVFYGAAKVLLASVINGPFPRVPDIAGGVQDTLEALSRLDTEHQDSGHNIHRALVLPITIAGCHCETPAQQAFFRNCFERLGPEAKAFGNTGPALELMEEVWRKRSMAEPYAKICMRDTMKEMGWEVELLLI, from the exons ATGTTCATTCCCCGCCAAGAAGTCCCAGCTGTGCAATATGAATCCCCCGAATCCCAaagctcctcttcatcgtcatcagcGACAACAAACATAACTTTTATTTCAGCGTTCTCCAAGATAGACCCATCGACAAATAACAGAAGCATGGACAGCCCCATGGCAGGCAATGGAGAAAATGGTGAGGTTGGAGAAGCGTCGGGATCTAACCAGAATGGAGACAATGCTTCAGAGACTGCGCAAGAGCGTCGTCGAATTGTCAG AGGAAAAACTGGTTGTATAACATGCAGACtacggaagaagaggtgtgACGAGGCAAAGCCAATTTGTGCGACATGTTCTCGGCTGGGAATCGAGTGTATGGGTTATGGCGTAAAGAGACCAAAATGGTTGCGAGAAAAAGATAATGCGCAAAAAGCCAAGGAACACAT CAAAGCAACCGTTATGAAGAGGTCGATGGCACGGGGCCAAGGCGCTGCTCCTGAACATGAGGACATCTACATGTATAACGGCGATGTCAACTTGTCTGCCTCTACAGATACGGTAATGAACAATATatggggaggagaggataaTATGGTTGGCGCGGAGATGGCCGATACATACGACTGGGGCCCACCTGGTTCAGCAGCTGATTTCCTCCAAGCTATCAGCCTCGCTCCTTCTATCCCCGTCCCCCCACTGGATCCAAGAGGCAATACAGACAGCACAATAAACTCTGTTGATGCTTTTTCATTACCATTCTATGCCCCAGGGCCTGATCCATCGATCTTCCCACCTGCGCCTGCTACCAATATGACAGTAGTCAATGCGAATGGGTCCGCCGAtacaagaggagaaggcaacGATGACGAGCTTGGCGATTTATGGACCTCCTTATTTGGGCAGACTTTTCCTGCGTCATGGGGAAATGTCCCTTCACAAGGCCTTCCTTCTCTGACACCATCACCAACTCAATCCAACCAACCATCGCCGTTCTttgctcttccctctccattTGCCGACCTCGGCTTGAcgcctccccctcctccgGCTCAACGGAATCCAAAAGACCTCAGCTATCTCAACCATTATCTTAAAGTCGTCCTTCCCATGCAATACAGAATCATGGGTATATCCGTTCTCATGGGCGATTTCGTCGCCCCTCTCGCACTGTATCATCCAGAGGTCCTCGCTAGTGTGTCTTCCCTCGCTGCCCTGCATCTTGTCTCCCAAAGAACGAAGCATCGTAATCGCATTTTCCCTACAGATCCTTCTATCAATTCCCCGTCCATCATGACTACCGGAAGCGGCGCTTTCCGTGTCGGGTCTGCCAGTCTAACGGAGAtaggtgatgatgaggcGATTGTGGCAACTGCGGCGCATCAGCGCTCCATTGAGAGACTCAGATTCCTATCGCCGCAAGAGTTGACAGCCGGAGATGTCATTATTTCCGTACTCTTCGCGATCTCGTACCACCTCTTCTCGGGAGGGACATCAAAGCATCTCAAAGAGATGCTGGCCATTTCTCAGCGGTGTTTATCAGCGGCGTTGGCGTCCTCTCCAGAGCTTTCCGAGGATGGTATCAG ATCAAACCCTTCGCCCGCTCGACATACCCCTTGGAAAAAATACCGTCACCTCATCGAACACATGATCTGGACCGACGTGATTGCCTCCGTCTCCCAAAACAAAGCCTCGCGTCTACTTCCTACTTATCGACGTATTCTCATCCATTTCCCGGCAGATACTCCTGAGACTGCAGAGTCAATGATTCTGATGGACAAAGTCATGGGATGCGATAGCACAACG TTACTGGCGTATGCTGAAGTTGTTGCGCTTTCCGAATGGCGTGAAAGGGTTGAAAGAATGGGATGTCTGTCGTTGAAAGAGCTGTTAAGACGAGGAGCGGCGATTGAAAAGCTGTTGGATGAGAGAGCATGGAGAGAAGCCCATCTTGAACGACCAAGTAGTCCGCCTCTGAATAGGGAAGGGCCTAGTGATGATTTGAGAAGAGTCATGAGCGATGTGTTTTATGGAGCTGCCAAGGTTTTGTTGGCTAGCGTGATTAATGGGCCATTTCCTCGAG TGCCTGATATTGCAGGAGGTGTCCAAGACACTCTCGAGGCGCTCAGCCGCCTTGATACCGAGCACCAGGATTCAGGACACAACATTCATCGTGCGCTTGTGTTACCCATCACAATCGCCGGATGCCACTGTGAGACACCTGCCCAACAAGCCTTCTTCCGAAACTGTTTTGAACGATTGGGTCCCGAAGCTAAGGCATTTGGGAATACCGGCCCAGCATTAGAGTTAATGGAGGAGGtatggagaaaaagaagtaTGGCAGAACCGTATGCCAAAATTTGTATGAGGGACACTATGAAAGAAATGGGCTGGGAAGTGGAGTTATTGTTGATTTAG
- a CDS encoding hypothetical protein (Match to ESTs gb|CF189468.1|CF189468, gb|CF186562.1|CF186562, gb|CF186075.1|CF186075), with the protein MQDHQWVHPEGLSSAGSPLSFTNSTPTPNASLFNYAPSQHHHRPSTSSGYHMINPSGLGRSSSGIYVGGIGSLTTVAPTAIPPPVAVEKPLVPVFGGDSGRGRPKSKNPKAKPQGLGTERKARKKVAKACLACQKSHLTCDEQRPCTRCVKKGMADKCVEGVRKKAKYLMEGDERLSSSMQSQASSVHSMSPQSIHQSLPTMATLPTQSTDSQIQDVWLANAIQRQNPTPNINIAPGMSMNQSDVWGTQSAEITPGTYSGYSTTAGTAANNEYQMLDAMFSSLSPVFPGLNDSLDDTSRQIANVTQAGTNLDLVNNSGPNSFDPQQPWINPSPSQSANTYNPTPSGSSVPGTGISPSTYGGSEVSPHQQWGWGSMDAPGQVMLDGSGVPGQRNQVDLGQVRGPGTVTASNEWRRTNKALTPQEVYRAVVRPYEYTQGYHVLMDYLTKNFETSDVLRVVRSLASFRPSLIALQMSMSEEDEVFLEKSFQRTMIELEKLISYCATPTAVWRRTGEVCYANPEFCELVGKTDNELLSRKTYIYQLFAKPSVVSYWEGFSTHAFENTTQNFFQSISLALDAGEVNPCTCCFTIRRDVFDLPSVVIGQFLPIPSETQ; encoded by the exons ATGCAAGACCACCAGTGGGTCCACCCTGAGGGCCTATCCTCGGCCGGGTCGCCTTTATCCTTCACCAACAGCACTCCCACGCCCAATGCGAGCCTGTTCAACTATGCCCCATCTCAACACCATCACAGACCTAGCACCAGCTCAGGCTACCACATGATCAACCCTAGTGGTCTTGGAAGGTCAAGTTCTGGGATCTATGTTGGTGGTATCGGTAGTCTCACAACCGTTGCGCCGACGGCAATCCCACCGCCTGTCGCAGTGGAGAAGCCGCTTGTACCTGTCTTTGGAGGTGATTCAGGAAGGGGGAGACCGAAAAGCAAGAATCCAAAAGCGAAGCCGCAGGGTTTAGGGACGGAGAGAAAGGCTAGGAAAAAAGTTGCGAAAGCGTGTTTGGCGTGCCAAAAGAGCCATTTAACGTGTGATGAGC AACGACCGTGTACGAGATGTGTTAAAAAGGGAATGGCGGATAAGTGTGTGGAGGGCGTGAGGAAAAAGGCCAAGTATTTGATGGAAGGTGATGAACGACTATCATCGTCGATGCAGTCACAAGCATCCAGCGTTCACAGCATGTCACCTCAATCCATACACCAAAGTCTCCCCACCATGGCTACCTTACCCACCCAGTCGACGGATTCGCAAATACAAGATGTCTGGCTCGCTAATGCCATACAGCGCCAAAATCCTACACCAAACATTAACATTGCACCGGGTATGAGCATGAACCAAAGCGATGTGTGGGGGACACAGAGTGCAGAGATCACTCCTGGAACTTACTCTGGTTACTCGACCACAGCTGGAACAGCCGCGAACAACGAGTATCAAATGCTGGATGCCAtgttttcttccctctctcccgtTTTCCCTGGTCTCAACGATTCCTTGGACGACACTAGCCGTCAAATAGCAAACGTCACTCAAGCCGGTACCAACCTCGACCTCGTGAACAACTCTGGCCCCAACTCGTTTGATCCCCAACAACCATGGAtcaatccttctccttcccagTCCGCCAACACGTACAACCCTACCCCATCTGGATCTAGTGTCCCTGGCACCGGTATATCACCAAGCACGTACGGGGGAAGCGAAGTGTCGCCGCATCAGCaatggggatgggggagCATGGATGCGCCAGGACAGGTCATGTTGGATGGTAGTGGAGTGCCCGGTCAGCGGAATCAGGTGGATTTAGGACAGGTGAGAGGGCCTGGAACGGTGACGGCTTCGAATGAGTGGAGACGGACCAATAAGGCGTTGACACCTCAAGAGGTTTATCGAGCTGTTGTCCGACCTTATGAGTACACCCAGGGATATCACGTTTTGATGGATTATCTCACCAAAAA CTTTGAGACCAGCGATGTCCTCCGCGTCGTTCGCTCCCTCGCATCCTTCCGTCCCTCGCTTATCGCCCTCCAAATGTCCAtgtcagaagaagatgaagtgTTCCTCGAAAAATCGTTCCAACGTACCATGATCGAACTTGAAAAACTCATTTCATATTGTGCCACACCGACAGCAGTGTGGCGACGGACAGGCGAAGTGTGTTATGCCAATCCAGAGTTTTGTGAGCTAGTGGGTAAGACGGATAATGAGTTGCTTTCGAGGAAGACGTATATCTATCAACTTTTTGCCAAGCCTTC TGTGGTATCATACTGGGAAGGCTTCTCGACGCACGCATTCGAAAATACGACTCAAAACTTTTTCCAGTCTATCTCATTAGCATTAGATGCTGGTGAGGTTAATCCTTGTACTTGCTGTTTCACTATCCGTCGTGAT GTGTTTGATCTCCCGTCTGTGGTGATTGGTCAATTCTTACCGATCCCCTCTGAGACGCAATAA
- a CDS encoding hypothetical protein (Match to ESTs gb|CF191060.1|CF191060, gb|CF191059.1|CF191059, gb|CF183056.1|CF183056) yields MSMFSQFSFRPLDEVPKPRIHTDSDYNSPTPSTDIDSPAKFGDSYDSDEFLEHHSSPSSLSLSRSWSRPSRRDKIPEEDEENEGDIRASNPVRSRTSSPVLPKFGSSLPPSRRGSQDHFKQAQFHSVPQSMAGNRENTDHLAAPSPPLSIRGSRSGTSPSSRPPKLNALSPLQAFSPLQSMKTPMHVSDTAGTGSLTRSRSSSSVTRSLSRRESMVENAQRWRSGLDADDDGKGLFSRLTLVKAPRKKDDVRRHSRSKSSSSLAPFNSFSSSFDAPATSASGPRRSFAASSFGAVPPSVPSINLPSNNIEPSNDTLHRVHSHGDAGSVGIQRKVLSPDEVLDMARSFQSPMLAPEGSFGNSQSQASSLKRRKSAGSIFERSPEPPVTAELEPVEYVQMEDDVLLPFVDRCAEVRDLMSHQSNTKLFALLRAAFPKDPARETWKKISPEEWNWEEFVKHLTEVDRDELDDYDWVYKDRQAVRNRSVALWEKLGVCLGCDEDLLNAGSEDDSPSSWAGLGLGDEGDYDPAMNHVFIAGIEPVDQEEQARAERQFMDEFGDIVEDENEQAAAGMTALLGSPMATIGEETPSFSSGKPSRQETASKPTPAQRAGNRANIDPMLSSSVEDSPPRTARFAAEAHRPSQSHSINTNKNQLDRPRRSFVGLQICTSPANTTPTLPFERSRSNSLTFSQGQTPHQASGGLGLATSPLSISSGAAPVPLYERGPGSPLFPSSFSSLSLEPNLGRKASAVNRGAAVPIKEELKGWKQAQQAHAGHGGLGRKASQAGLSESAITFVSESDWSNSAT; encoded by the exons ATGTCCATGTTCTCACAGTTCTCTTTTCGCCCTCTCGACGAAGTCCCCAAACCCCGTATCCATACAGACTCGGATTACAACTCGCCGACCCCCAGCACTGATATAGACAGCCCCGCCAAGTTTGGCGACTCTTACGACAGCGACGAGTTCTTGGAGCACCactcttcaccatcttctctcagTCTTAGTAGAAGCTGGTCCAGGCCAAGTAGGCGTGATAAAATtccagaggaagacgaggaaaaCGAGGGCGAT ATCCGCGCCTCCAACCCAGTTCGCTCTCGCACTTCCAGCCCGGTTTTGCCCAAATTTGGCTCGTCCCTCCCACCCAGTCGACGCGGCTCGCAAGACCATTTCAAACAAGCTCAATTTCATTCTGTACCTCAGAGTATGGCAGGTAACAGGGAAAATACTGATCACCTCGCTGCCCCTTCTCCGCCCCTAAGCATTCGCGGGTCGAGGAGCGGgacatctccttcatcccgCCCTCCCAAGCTGAATGCCCTCTCTCCCCTTCAGGCATTCTCGCCTCTTCAGTCGATGAAGACACCTATGCATGTATCGGACACGGCTGGTACAGGTTCCTTGACTAGGTCAAGgtcatcctcatcagtGACCAGAAGTTTGAGCAGGAGGGAGAGTATGGTTGAGAACGCTCAGCGTTGGAGAAGTGGCCTAGATGCAGACGATGATGGAAAGGGTTTGTTTTCGAGGTTGACTTTGGTCAAGGCTCCCcgcaagaaggatgatgtcaGGAG ACACAGCCGTTCCaagtcgtcttcttccctcgccCCATTCAACTcgttctcttcatccttcgACGCTCCCGCCACATCTGCCAGTGGTCCCCGTCGTTCTTTCGCCGCATCCTCCTTTGGCGCCGTGCCCCCCTCCGTCCCATCCATCAATTTGCCCAGCAACAACATCGAACCTTCCAACGACACTCTCCACCGAGTGCACTCTCATGGCGATGCGGGTTCCGTTGGGATTCAACGCAAGGTGCTCTCCCCCGACGAGGTGCTCGACATGGCTCGAAGTTTCCAGTCGCCTATGCTCGCCCCTGAAGGTAGCTTTGGCAATTCGCAATCCCAGGCCAGCTCATTGAAGAGGCGAAAATCTGCCGGATCGATATTTGAACGCTCGCCCGAACCTCCTGTGACTGCAGAGCTCGAGCCAGTCGAGTATGTCcagatggaggatgacgttcttcttcctttcgtGGACCGATGTGCTGAAGTCCGCGATCTCATGTCCCACCAATCCAATACCAAACTCTTCGCCCTTCTCCGCGCGGCATTCCCTAAAGACCCCGCCCGTGAAacctggaagaagatctcCCCTGAAGAATGGAACTGGGAAGAGTTTGTCAAGCACTTGACAGAAGTGGATAGGGATGAACTGGATGATTATGACTGGGTGTACAAGGATAGACAGGCAGTAAGGAATAGGAGCGTGGCGTTGTGGGAGAAGTTGGGAGTCTGCCTTGGATGTGACGAGGATCTTCTCAACGCGGGTAGTGAGGACgattctccttcatcctgGGCTGGCCTCGGGCTCGGGGATGAGGGCGATTACGACCCCGCGATGAACCATGTGTTTATTGCCGGTATCGAGCCTGTCGACCAAGAGGAACAGGCCCGCGCCGAGCGTCAGTTCATGGATGAATTTGGGGACATcgtggaggatgagaatgagcAAGCTGCAGCTGGTATGACTGCTCTTCTTGGTTCGCCGATGGCTACCATCGGCGAGGAAACtccatccttttcctctggCAAGCCATCCCGCCAAGAAACCGCGAGCAAGCCCACCCCAGCTCAACGAGCCGGGAATCGCGCCAACATTGACCCTATGCTCTCTTCGAGTGTAGAAGACTCGCCTCCTCGTACCGCTCGATTCGCCGCCGAAGCTCACCGCCCTTCCCAGTCTCACTCTATCAACACCAACAAAAACCAGCTCGATCGTCCTCGCAGATCATTCGTCGGTCTTCAGATCTGTACATCCCCTGCCAACACAACTCCCACTCTCCCCTTCGAGCGCTCCCGCTCCAATTCACTCACTTTCAGCCAGGGTCAAACTCCCCACCAGGCTTCGGGCGGGCTAGGTCTCGCCACCTCGCcactctccatctcttctggcGCGGCACCTGTACCTCTGTACGAGCGCGGTCCGGGGTCACCCCTTTTCCCGAGTAGTTTCTcatccttgagcttggagCCGAATCTCGGTAGGAAGGCAAGTGCGGTGAATAGGGGTGCCGCTGTACCAATCAAAGAGGAGTTGAAAGGGTGGAAGCAGGCACAGCAAGCGCACGCTGGGCATGGCGGTTTGGGGAGGAAGGCTAGTCAAGCCGGGCTGAGTGAGA GCGCTATCACATTTGTGAGCGAAAGCGACTGGAGTAACAGCGCCACTTGA
- a CDS encoding hypothetical protein (Match to EST gb|CF185308.1|CF185308; HMMPfam hit to Homeobox, Homeobox domain, score: 80.5, E(): 4.2e-21) yields the protein MSVPAPQQGHPNSLDGYRGYDQQRQPVTGPSNYGRETYIPVSNGYAAYPPNQAGDGSQPARIPIQPHIPPEPHTYQRSYQSQPAAYMHPYAADMHQGMPSYSYGADVAPTYQFGSLPAAPQSLLPQQSTRPMTAHAGDTVPFGEDGPKDGNDTLNTLEGLQVKHRRRTTPEQLKVLEFWYDINPKPDNQLREQLAAQLGMTKRNVQVWFQNRRAKMKGLAKKEAEGQESKKSPENQEGTSSAIGPSPPLTDSAVSSSHFNLLPPPASVNMGRRASLANGEAAKIEIFVAKRAAAQKREEVLYNVGDAGANSPALGQAHAARRGSVPYPTPLASVPPASTSPLSPKFSPAIRGPSTLHMAAVRNNTRRSSIPGVSQLITSGPFTPPRVVSNQHQTAAQSKGTRELSPIQDHEVYDTYDAEFQPWSSDFPPNMHLPPAEGFHDGRPFSHDSPLPNPAFSFGSAPQGLDMHGIASMGQLDERQQQMFMMMQQRGRLGSIASIGTMGTETGTEGGESSKGEWLVDGPEGFDPDTRRASAPADLLHQIGLMGFAALPNGAPAPIRPSPLNAHFVPDSFQSTPPYYPPSTSSSSTYSFPLHPSSDSLSIESPTTAHFEAPKPGSRGEQAHQPQTQSQLQQNHRNLEPGNRMPSYTSTTASHWPNSDVSPYSNHSISYTGYQDGWNPSPQQQAFQQQHLTPSGEHTPNMGVGVGGGADAGADAGMSIGLGHPSNPHLGHHRDPSPAQQLQVAASVDEKTPTADPPLPQPLGHPGSNSNSLDSRNGQEGGVTGGNEEGKDQFLYFSESGGHDAVNVLV from the exons ATGTCAGTCCCAGCTCCGCAACAAGGACACCCCAACAGCTTGGATGGTTACCGGGGATATGACCAACAAAGGCAACCTGTTACTGGACCAAGCAACTATGGTCGAGAGACTTATATCCCTGTCAGCAATGGCTATGCGGCTTATCCGCCTAATCAAGCCGGCGACGGCTCGCAGCCTGCTCGCATCCCGATCCAACCACACATTCCTCCCGAACCCCATACCTACCAACGCTCCTACCAGTCCCAACCAGCCGCATACATGCATCCTTATGCTGCCGACATGCATCAGGGGATGCCATCGTATAGCTATGGCGCAGATGTGGCGCCAACTTACCAGTTTGGCTCCTTACCTGCCGCTCCGCAATCGCTTTTGCCGCAACAGTCGACACGACCAATGACGGCTCATGCGGGGGATACAGTGCCGTTTGGGGAGGATGGCCcaaaggatggaaatgATACGCTTAACACCCTTGAA GGTTTGCAAGTGAAGCATCGTCGAAGGACTACACCTGAGCAGCTCAAAGTCCTCGAATTTTGGTATGATATCAATCCCAAGCCGGATAATCAGTTGAGAGAACAGTTGGCGGCGCAATTAGGAATGACAAAGAGGAATGTCCAAGTTTGGTTCCAAAATCG TCGTGCAAAGATGAAAGGTTtagccaagaaggaagctgaAGGACAGGAGAGTAAGAAGTCCCCAGAAAACCAAGAAGGCACATCATCCGCCATTGGCCCATCACCCCCACTGACAGACTCTGCCGTTTCGTCATCGCATttcaaccttctcccccCTCCAGCATCTGTCAACATGGGTCGACGTGCATCTCTTGCCAACGGTGAAGCCGCCAAGATTGAAATATTCGTCGCTAAGCGCGCTGCCGCCCAAAAACGAGAGGAAGTGCTTTATAATGTCGGCGACGCCGGGGCAAATTCTCCTGCTCTCGGCCAAGCTCACGCTGCCAGGCGAGGCAGTGTACCTTACCCCACCCCTCTGGCATCCGTCCCGCCAGCTTCGACTTCTCCTTTATCCCCCAAGTTTTCCCCAGCAATCAGGGGTCCGTCGACATTACACATGGCGGCAGTGCGTAACAATACTCGTCGTTCGAGTATACCAGGTGTCTCCCAACTCATCACTAGTGGACCATTCACCCCTCCTCGCGTGGTTTCGAACCAACACCAGACCGCTGCTCAGAGTAAAGGTACACGCGAACTCAGCCCGATTCAGGATCATGAAGTCTACGACACTTATGACGCTGAATTCCAACCGTGGTCGAGCGATTTCCCTCCTAACATGCACCTTCCACCTGCAGAGGGCTTTCATGACGGACGTCCTTTCTCCCACGACTCTCCCTTACCGAATCCTGCATTCTCTTTCGGTTCCGCCCCTCAGGGCCTTGATATGCACGGGATTGCCTCGATGGGTCAATTGGATGAGAGGCAACAGCAGATGTTTATGATGATGCAACAACGAGGTCGACTCGGTTCAATAGCATCAATAGGGACCATGGGGACCGAGACTGGGACGGAAGGAGGGGAATCGTCCAAAGGGGAGTGGTTGGTTGATGGGCCAGAAGGGTTTGATCCTGATACTCGGAGGGCTTCTGC ACCCGCAGATCTTTTACATCAGATTGGTCTTATGGGATTTGCGGCACTACCTAATGGCGCGCCCGCGCCCATCCGACCGTCTCCGCTGAATGCCCACTTCGTTCCTGACTCTTTCCAATCTACACCCCCTTACTACCCTCCTtccacatcatcctcttccacttaCTCTTTCCCCTTGCACCCTTCCTCCGATTCTCTTTCTATTGAGTCTCCTACCACGGCACATTTTGAAGCGCCCAAGCCTGGGTCAAGAGGTGAACAAGCCCACCAACCGCAAACGCAGTCGCAGTTACAACAAAATCACCGTAACCTAGAGCCAGGGAATCGAATGCCAAGCTACACTAGTACAACGGCTTCTCACTGGCCTAATAGCGATGTTTCACCGTATAGCAACCACTCCATATCCTATACAGGGTATCAAGACGGATGGAACCCAAGccctcaacaacaagcatTCCAACAGCAACATTTAACTCCTTCAGGAGAACACACTCCCAACATGGGCGTGGGCGTTGGTGGCGGTGCGGACGCGGGTGCGGATGCGGGTATGAGCATCGGTCTCGGCCACCCCAGCAACCCTCATCTCGGACATCATCGAGATCCCAGTCCTGCTCAACAGCTGCAAGTCGCCGCGTCGGTGGACGAAAAGACTCCTACCGCCGACCCGCCTTTACCCCAACCGCTTGGTCATCCTGGCTCGAACTCAAACAGCCTCGATTCTCGCAatggccaagaaggaggagttACGGGTGGAAAtgaggagggaaaagacCAATTTTTGTATTTCAGTGAGTCTGGAGGGCATGATGCGGTGAATGTGCTGGTATAA
- a CDS encoding hypothetical protein (Match to EST gb|CF193870.1|CF193870), which yields MSTSTSHAVDPVNQSAVPSSIQKKAPEGLEKTLPDSIHNTDPSKDERYVSHATGPSMVPEAIQKAAPEGLEKALPESIHPTNFMGPSEMPDDGQEEYLGKVKGE from the exons ATGTCTACTTCTACCTCCCACGCTGTTGACCCCGTGAACCAGTCTGCTGTCCCCAGCAGCATCCAGAAGAAGGCCCCTGAGGGTTTGGAGAAGACCCTTCCTGACTCG ATTCACAACACAGACCCTAGCAAGGACGAGCGATATGTCTCTCACGCTACTGGGCCTTCTATGGTCCCCGAGGCGATTCAGAAGGCTGCCCCTGAGGGTTTGGAGAAGGCTCTTCCCGAGTCTATCCACCCCACCAATT TTATGGGGCCTTCAGAAATGCCGGACGATGGTCAGGAGGAATATTTAGGTAAAGTGAAGGGGGAATAG
- a CDS encoding hypothetical protein (Match to ESTs gb|CF190858.1|CF190858, gb|CF190857.1|CF190857; HMMPfam hit to KH, KH domain, score: 160.5, E(): 3.5e-45) — protein MSASPSATAPPEASPTATPTTATTSKRPASPDNAEDSAKRPKQDQNKMADVEMQNEGSPKTAPSSEPTAPAKPDPGPQQISMRSLIVTQDASIIIGRGGAHVNEIREKSSARVTVSESIPGNPERILNVSGPLDAVAKAFGLIVRRINDEPFDVPSVPGSRAVTIKFIIPNSRMGSVIGKGGSKIKEIQEASGARLNASEAMLPGSTERVLSVSGVADAVHIAVYYIGTILLEYQDRYPSNATGSYKQSQSRGPPPNSNAPPPPGMQTQQIFIPNALVGAIIGRGGSKINEIRSQSSCQIRVTDPGTTVPGGAAANPEERLVTITGYPDNINAAVALLYSRVEAERAKLVEQNAGGM, from the exons ATGTCCGCTTCCCCTTCTGCCACCGCACCCCCTGAAGCCTCACCCACCGCTACACCCACGACTGCCACTACCTCAAAGCGACCAGCCTCTCCAGACAACGCAGAAGATAGCGCCAAACGACCAAAGCAGGACCAAAACAAGATGGCTGATGTAGAGATGCA AAACGAGGGCTCACCAAAGACCGCGCCTTCTTCCGAGCCCACAGCTCCTGCTAAACCCGACCCCGGACCTCAACAGATCTCGATGCGGTCTCTTATTGTTACTCAGGACGCCagtatcatcatcggccgTGGTGGTGCTCATGTCAATGAAATTAGG GAAAAATCAAGCGCCCGAGTAACCGTTTCTGAATCCATCCCCGGCAACCCCGAACGAATCCTCAACGTCTCTGGCCCTCTCGACGCTGTCGCCAAAGCATTTGGTCTCATTGTCCGCCGAATCAACGACGAACCTTTTGATGTTCCCTCTGTCCCTGGCTCTCGTGCCGTCACCATCAAATTCATCATTCCCAACTCCCGCATGGGCTCAGTCATCGGTAAAGGCGGTTCCAAAATCAAGGAAATCCAAGAAGCTTCCGGTGCGCGCTTAAACGCTTCCGAGGCTATGCTCCCAGGATCGACAGAGAGGGTTTTGTCAGTTTCTGGTGTAGCCGATGCTGTCCACATTGCTGTGTACTACATTGGTACAATTTTACTTGAGTACCAAGATAGATATCCGTCCAATGCCACTGGATCCTACAAACAGTCTCAGTCCCGCGGTCCTCCACCCAACTCCAATGCCCCTCCCCCACCCGGCATGCAGACTCAACAAATCTTTATTCCCAATGCTCTCGTTGGCGCTA TCATCGGCCGAGGTGGTTCTAAGATCAACGAAATCCGTTCCCAATCATCCTGCCAAATCCGTGTGACCGACCCTGGTACAACCGTCCCTGGCGGTGCTGCCGCAAATCCCGAGGAGAGATTGGTTACCATCACCGGTTACCCCGATAACATCAACGCTGCTGTTGCGTTGTTGTATTCT CGAGTGGAAGCTGAACGGGCAAAGTTGGTGGAACAGAATGCCGGGGGTATGTAA